Genomic segment of Panicum virgatum strain AP13 chromosome 2K, P.virgatum_v5, whole genome shotgun sequence:
tgattttatctttttcttatctactgTGTGAAGCCTGATCTtgcaatgaaatttttatggtggtttaCTAATATGTTTAtggtgtttctataaaaatttcgtgctcagttattatgtgtagctttttatttgatttaatccttgtttaatagactttatttatgttaaatagtttctgttctttttaaatcctgaaaatattcctgagtgttcatctggagtgtcttagcttgtccaggaagtttgagcttcagttcatggctagatcaggggctaaaaataaatcttgctaatctattgtctgttttgtttattttctcatatttatttctttataggtaaaatcatgaaaaattcacagttgcTAGTTCTTTTCTGTGTCAAGCTCCTGTTAAATGTTGAGCTTCtattttgctctagtttgacctgtataatttaagcttgtgctaggtgttgcctgcatgaatgatttgttgtgattaaatggctacatttattggcatgatttttacagggttgattgctttgttcatgttctattTAGGGAAATTTTGGCAGCGTTTGTTATAGTTTGTACTATGAGTAGTTGATTTGTTAGCAAACTATGCTTtgtttgttataagaaaatcacccccacttgtttataaagttagtcaacttcttttgtactgttgatcatgatgccttgtgtagttaaatttggtatttaactactctataaaagattgcccatgtgtgtatttatattgttgttcttgcattacatatagacacgactgccttatcggacgggacgtacgagttgatcccggagtctgacggaggtgatctcgaagctcaagtaaacactgctgaactaactgaagccccggaccaaagttcggaagagcctagagctgaaatagttagcagctatcgagaaggcaagccccggacataacctatatttcaaattaatatcatttactgtattacttgtgcatttacagttcttaggatttgaattgaaaccctagatgcattatcctaggaacctatgtactgatcactagacttgagttcgactacttgctaagcttataggaccggtaaaagtcgagtgattgcctgtcactcgcgagctttataggaattgcctatttactttctgttaacaatataaggacgacggacggggttgtgatcgatatcataacttcatgtgagaccccgtctgtgttaatgaacttgctaaggtcgcggtgtgtggtagcgttggttaagtctttgaaagtactagccacatgccgtcaatatggtacgcggcaagcctagtagccgattggaccggggagtggatatacctgacactctctcttagggataggttttatttttatgttgcgcaacactgcgacttcaagggacaagggtggacctcgtagaagggtggaccttggagccctgtagtcggggagagtgttcctatccacaagccggaaagaaaggtcaacggttgtttggaaatgacccgacggtgttccagacgtgtgtgctagatttatccttgcaaggttgaatttcgatttagaatcgtccgcctctcacgatgaaatgagactgcttgatctttttgccacacagagtaagaagagaaataatattatgatcaatcttgatgtttgcttaaagttctaccatgattaaatagtagttgcttacatagaacggtaaatcaactagaatcttgaaagctaaaacttgaaagtaaggacatactctttattgcttttcagcaaaggaaaaccagagcctcacaaaaccttgcatagtctagctaaagtgggctacttatacccgttgacggttaagtcttgctgagtattagaatactcagccttgctgttgaaaccattttttaggtatgagttttgatgatcagatcgctagcttgacctacccttgctcgttacctcctggctggtccgtagagtgggatccgtctgcgactggcaatgactatgacgagtgataccatgcttgggctagcctggtgtgcttttgcgacgtgttgtagccgtcgtgttttatcttccgctgttttaaactctaaacttaggttatggtttgtataactgttttatttaagttggctttgtaataatggttttaactggtttgtaaacattactatgcctgtgttgtaaaattgtggttgtaatatctctggactcgccttcgtgcggggtatgcttgttcgatccgagaaccggtggttgtatcgggacgttacccgacagaccaagaattattccatttgaagtgcgtttaagctaatgttgcctttatggtgatggcctgcgcacttgagccgggataatttaggtggttctgccacagctccCACCTCCCAGGCAGGCAGGTAGCCGCCGCACCCCATCGAGGCATCAGGCAAAGGCATCGATCCTTCCCCTCCCTGGCCCTGGCCGCACTGCATCGATCCCGCCCGCCCCGGCGCCCCTCCCTCCTGTTAGGCCGCCCCGCGGGGCCGGCGCGCCTCCCTCCCACCGCAGTAGCCGCACCAGCACGGCAGGTCGACAGCACCCCTCCTCCAGGGTCTAGGCTCACTCCTCTGCCAAGAGACAGGTCATCCATCGTCGCGCCCTGGATCTGTGAGTGGTGACCAGCAACTCAGCTCCTCGCCAAGCGcgtcgccgccgaggaggcccTGACCGTTTGCTTCCCTGCAGCCTGCCCCTAGCTTTTGGGATGTTCAAGTTAAATGGTGTGTCCAGTGTGTCTCGGTGTGTGATTGTCTGTGGACAGTGGACTTGATATTTGTATTGTATGAGTGTGCACGACTTGTTACTTGTATGACAGTATGAGAGTGTGGACTTCTATTGTCGGTTATGGTGACATGTTATCGGTTATTATGACAGTGTGAGACTATGTCATGCTATGGTTATGTTAATGACTTAATGTTATGTCGTGGTGCTATTTACTTATCTATGGACTATAGTTTTATTTTCTTATGTATTATGTATCCATGGTTGAATCTATTGCGTTGAGTTGAACGTTTGAAGTGGTTACATGTGTTGATGTTCCCACTTTTAAATACCGTTTCCCGACCGTTATCGACATGATTCCGATCGAATTGTTTCTATTTCGATTTCCCGTGTATCCGATTTTGTTTTCCCGATCGAGCTCTCCCGTTTCCGTACCTGTTCCCgcataaaaatatgaaaacgaAAATGGTTAGGGTATTTTCCCGACCGTTCCCGACCGCTTTCATCCCTAGCAACGGGTTATCCACGCCCGTACCCATAAACTATCTATTCTCAGTTTATCCATACCCAAATGAGTGGATAATTGTCCAACAAGTATAGATAATCCAATGAGTAGGTAATAGACCTCCAAGTGgagtgggttgaaatggatctCACATCAAGTGCCGGATCCTGGAAATAAAagctcgcgttcacactataaaattttatagaaattgactgaaatttattggagataaCTCAGTATGGCCGGCAACTACTCTATGCAAAGCAGTATGGCTAGACctacacgtgggtcccacatcaagagccgaatcctagaaataaaacctcgcgttcacactataaaattttatcgaaattgactgaaatttgttggagatgactcaatatggctggcagctactctgtgcaaaacagtgtggctagacatacatgtgggccccacatcaAGGGCCGGAATCtgaaaataaaacctcgcgttcatactataaaattttatgaaaattgactgaaatttgttggaaatGACTCATCATGAccggcagctactctgtgcagaGCAGTGTGCCTAGACCTACACGTGGGCCTCACTTCAAGAGCCGGATCctggaaataaaacctcgcattcacactataaaattttatcaaaattgaatgaaatttgttggagatgactcaataTAATcgacagctactctgtgcaaagcagtgtggctagacctaCACATGGGTCCCACATCAAGAGCGGAGCTACAGAACATAAGAGAAACGAAAAGAACTAACTAATGGGTACGTGGGTAAAACGGGTATTATTCATATATATCCTACTCATATCCAAATTGAGATGAATAATTCATATCCTACCTAAATACAACGGGTATAGATTTGGATAAGAGTAGTGAGTATTCATTGGCAACTTGATTCTACTTTCTTCTGCCGGTGGCCCCCGTCTTAGCTGTGCCCGCAAAGGAAATTAAAAAGGAAAATTTGTCCACAGCACACTATGAAAGCATGATTTTGTGTAGAGCACATAGGcaaaatcaattttgttccCAGCATACCGCAAAAGCGTCATTTAGTCTACCACACACTGCATCCAATAAACTATTCATTTTCAACTGAGAGGTCAGATAAAAGGACTGTTTTGCCCTTTGCTGGGGCCTAcctgtcatcttcttcctcacctctcttcttctctcttttcccttCGTCTCCTCACTACCGCTTCCCTCTCTTGGACCTGCGAaatcctctccttcctccctccctttcCGCCGCACCCATCGCGGCCTCACGCGGCCGCCCCACCTCGCGCCCTACGGTGGCAGCCCTCCACCGGCCCGCATGTCGCCATGGCCACTTGACACTGGTCCGCGCCACCTCTGGCCCGCGCAGCCGTGGACCCTCGACGCCAGTCCACGCCTTGCCGCTGGTCCGCACCGCTGCTGGGCCGCGCCTCGCTGCCGGCCTGCGCCGCCTCAACCCCTCGACGCCGGTCCGCGCCTCGCCATCCCCTCGCCGtcggtccgcgccgccgcggcccctcgACACCGATCCGCGCCTCGCCAGCCCCTCGCTGCCGGTCCGCATCGTCTCCGCCgaggccccgcgccgccgccgactcacAACCGACGGGGCACTTCAACCGCAAGGACCATGGCTTTGCTGCCTCGCTCTGCGCCATGGCCGCGCTGCTTGCCGTCGCAATCTGGCTCGTGCTCGCCACCACCAGCGTCGCGCACATGGAGGTCGCTAGGGCCGCGCACGGACGGGTGGCGCGGTCGCTGGCTCCGCGCGACGGCCGGTGCGGTCGTGAGCTCCTCTACGAGCGGCGCGATCGCGGTCTCCCTATGCCCGCGGTCATCGCCGGCCTCCACCCTCGCGCTGGCTAAAACAGAGCAGCAGCAAAAGTTTGGAAGGGAAGGGAGGATGAAGCAAATGAGCATGTAAGATGATGACAGGTGGCCCCAAGGGTAAAATGGGCTTTTCATCCTCCTTTGAGCTACAAATGTTTAGTTTATTCAGTATGTTGTGCTGCAGACCAAAAAATCTTTTCACGGTGTGTTGGATATTAAATTGAGTTTGGCAGTGTGCTCTGCACAAAATTACACTGTTGGCAGTGTGCTGTGGAAAAATTTCCATTAAAAAAAGGCTCGTATCAAGGTGGGCCAGGCATGGCAGAAGGATAAGCGAAGCGAAGCGTGGCTGACTGAGCCTGCAGCAAATTTGCTTTCCCAAAACGTCTAGTCTTCCAGGGACAGGCACGCAGACAGCGAGAGGAGATTGTTCCGAGAGAAAAGAATGccagggctgtgtttagatccgtaaaatagtggtaaaaaagTTATATCGGACATTATAGTACATTAtagtattttttgtttgtttgtggtaattgttgtcctaccatgatctaactaggctcaaaagattcgtctcgtcgtgtacatcaaaactatgcaattagtttttttatttacctacatttaatgctctatgcataaAGTAAATGATTTGATGTAATAgatgaataatgaaatttggagagaaaaattttggaactaaacacagcccaggGAGAAAAACAAGTGCCCCCGCCGCGACAGGAATATCTGGAGGCGAGCGATGGGAAGGAGACGCCGCCGGACCAGGCAGGCAGGCTCCACACCAGACaatgccacgccacgccaccgccCCCGGCGCGTTCCGTTTCGTGGCGCCATCCGCcaccggcgcgccgcgcgcgcgcgctttaCAGAGGCGATCCCCGCGGGTTACATCGCACCAGACCGGCCACGCGCACGGCCACGGCGCGTTCTCTCCCCCGCTCGCCTCGCGTCGCCTGCTTGTCgcccgctcgcgctcgccgcgaCATGCGCGCGCCACGGCCACGGCTTGCCTTCTCCATGTGTCGCGTCAAGGCTCAAGGGGGTCGGTGCCGGGTGGCCGAGCCATCCGCGCGCCCCGTCGCTGTCGCGAGGTTTTCTCTGGATACAGTAATGATCGCTCTGTCCTCAGCTTCGAGCTGCAGCTGCCTGTGCGACCGGCTAAACAATTCGGGTTCAAGGTCTTTGCGCGTCCCGAATCCcgacccaaacccaacccaaccccatCGCCGGCTAGTTAATCCGCGCGGCCTcgtgggctggcggcggcgccagggagCATGTGGGGCCGGCGGACAAGGAGCCCGAGCCGGCGGCCTCCGTCCTCAACACAAACACACCGCTCGATCGCGCTCCCGCGGCGCGAGCTGCAGGCTGGAGATGCCGTCCGGCTCGCCGCTGAAAGGAGCCGCGAGACCCGAGGATTAGACTAACCACCGGGAAGGACAGCGGCTGTGCGCGCATGATTAGCGCTCGTGACAAAGCCGGGGGGGCGCATCGGTATTAGCGTAAAGCGGCTGGGGGATGGacaggcacggcacggcacggcacgagcACGGCCGCGGCGAGACACcgagcaccggcgccggcgccaatcATGCGTGCCTGGGTGTACGTGTACCCGCCCCCCTCCCTCGCCCATCCGAAGCGAGACGCTTTCCTCGTCTGTTCCTGGCATCTTTCTTTTGCTTCAGCAGCTTCTTCCGGTCCGGCGTGAGAAAGCGACCATTTCTTCAGGGCGCGTTCCCCCTGTTTGGCAGCGTCCAGCGGAGCCAAATCACCAAACGACGATTAGATGTCAGGACCTACCACCTTGACGCAGGGGTAGGATTAGGATGGTCACGCGCGCTCTATCTCGAGGGCcgtctttcgaaaaaaaaaatctgaagggCCCGGGACGGGTGGCCTGCCGTCGCCCTGCGGGAGCCTCGTGCGTGGGCGTGGCTGCCGAGTTCGCGCGCAGGTGGAGCCGTGGAGGTGGAGCGCACGCGCCCGCACCAGTGCAGTGCACCACCCGCCCAGTAGGCCGCACAGGCACAGCGCTCGGCCCCCACGCCACGAGGGTTCTCATCTCCTCGCGTCCCCGCCTGAACCCGCAACTGCATCTGTCGTCTTCCCCACAACCCCTTGCTCCCTCCCCCGGTTTGTTTTTGTCCCCCCACACATAACCCATTCCACCCTCTCTCCCCCGGGCCCCGGCTCATAGGCACAGGCGAGCCCCACGCCCCCACCCATATGGGCGCACAGGTGCGCGTGCCTGTACGCCCAATCTGCTGCAACGGCCATGGCAAACGTGCGACACTAAGGGGTGGTTTGGTTGCGGGGACTTTTttttagtccctggaactttttagtatttaaaagtattaaataaaaattaattataaaactaactgcagaactctggggctaaattgagagacgaatctaatgaggtatactaatctatgattagcagatgattactgtaacatcattgtagcaaattataaattaattaggcttattatattcgtctcacgaattagcactcagctgtcaaaaaatatttataaacagattttatttaatactataaaatagtaagatttcttttgatgtgatagggacttctgaaaaaaatttagaaccaaacagggcctaacaacggcgaacaaaaaaaatgcaagcaTGAACCGGGCATGCGTGGCACGGGGTCAGGCGCCCTTTCGAAGCGAGTGGCAGACTGGCAGGGCAGGATCTGTATCTGACAATGGCCGCCCGGGCAGTCAGCAGCAGATCGGCACAGCTGTTCCCTTGAATCATGGGGACGAAGACCGGTCTCACTTCGCTGCCGGTTCCTCGCTCTGATTTGTCTATCAAGGAGAAAAGGCGGCATGATTGATGCGAGATACAGAAATGAGTTGGGAACCAAGAGCTCAGCTGGGTTGCGTTTCTTTCCCTTTCGGAGACTACTGCAGCACAAACACAACAATGTGGATGTTACAGTTACAGACCACTACAGTTTGAAAGTACACGAGTGAGGGGAGATGAGATCCTAGCAAATGTACAGGACTGGATCGGTTAGCGTCTCTAATCCGGGGCTGGGAGCTGCTGCAGTGGCAGTGCTGTGCTAGCCTTGCTCCTTGTAGGGCGTCCAGATCAGCTTACTAACGTCGACGTCcaggccgccgcggcccgccgcCTTGAGGTGGCGGTCCAGGACCTTAGGATCGGCGCAGATGACGTGCTGCCCTTTGCGGTACTGGATTAGGTCCAGGCTCTGCAGCGTGCTCAAGATGTCATCTGCTTTTATTGCCGTCATATCGCTGAGTTCCTGCAAGCAAGTATCGTTAGGAACAGATGCAGCTGCATATAGGAACCATGTACGATGGAAACTGATGACGAGATGTGGTAGCAGGATGCTCTCATTTGGATTAAAAACAACTATGAATGGTAGAGGAACATGATATATATATGTACGAAGGTGAACTCTTAAGATCTGCTATGACCATGTGCACTCTACCAACAAACACTGTGGTTACAGGTCAGAGACAAGAAGGCAACAACAATTGACGTCCACAATACAGTAGTTCCATGTACTGCTTTGCATACGTCCAAACGTTTTCAAGGGCTGCAGCAACATAAACAGGAATGCCACAGGCAGAAGAGCCAGAAAGCACATGGATCAATGTCCTTCCATGGAGGAAGTTTCTGCAGATTTTACTGGTTGCACGTGGTTCTGCCAGCGTACACTGTATTTTTTACAGTATTAGAAATAATTCTAATActgtgctgaatgttggcctacaaaaaggcgaatGTCccgcaactgagtgtagcagagatgtggcctacaaaaaggcgaatgtccagcaactgagtgtagcagagatgcggatgttgcggtggttttgcgggcacacaaggagggatagagtccggaacgaagttattcgggatagggtcggggtggcaccaattgaggagaaacttaccaagcatcggctgagatggtttggacatgtccaacgaaggcctcctgaggcgccggtgtgtaatggggttcttgagcgggttgataatgtaaagaggggtagaggtagacctaaactgacgtgggatgagtcggttaagagagaccttaaggattggaatatttctaaagagataactttggataggagcgcttggagactagctatcaatgtgcctgaacctttaacttatttctttcgggtttcatctctagcctaccccaacttacttgggaaaaaaggctatgttgttgttgttgttgttgtagaaATAATTCTAATCAGTACAGTTCTTACTTGCCTTGAAGAATCTGAACCTAATATGTTTTATTGTTGTACAGTCCTTATACATCTGGTACATGTTACAGCTGCCCATGATATAAGTATATAACATTACTATTTACATGTAATGTCTTCTCTATGATATTACAATGATTTCAGCAACAAACATGATTCTCCTAGTCCTAgaagtgaaaaaaaaaggatgaaCTTTTCGTATAACTGTTCCTTTACCAGTTTTCCAGTAAAAATTCTACTGCGCGCAGAGTTAAAACCAGGTATATCAATCTACTACCTCCCTGAATGGCAGGGCCACAGTGCACTATGCTGATGACTACAATCCCTTAAAAAACTGATATGTACCATCAAGTGGGCTGCTTCACATGCACCAAAAGTTTCAGGGCCCAGACAAAACGTGCAGGAAGGCTAAGGTGACTCCACTGGCTGCCTGGCCCTACTGACCCTTTATGGTAAGTTGGAAGGAAATCGGAACTGATGAACTAAACCCAAACATTCCTTAGGTAATCTCCCACGTCCAAAGACCCTTAGCACAGATCAGGTTCTGGAGTACTACATCAAAATTGTCCTTATTTTGGGAATGCTTAACTAACGCAGCATTACAGCACAGCCACCAACTTGTTCAAGGGCAATCCATGAAACACGGgtcaactcttttttttttcatagaaCAATGACCAAGGGGTTAGCTAGGTTAGTTCAAGGAATTATAACCTAGAGAAAGTAACTCTTTCTAGAGCTGTCGTATCATAATTCAATCAGCTTTTGAAATTTGTACAATAAAAAACTTCTGGATGGACGGAAGGGCGTTACCTTTATAGATATGTTGCCCTTATGTTTCTTTAGAATTTCTAGAAGCACTCTAGTCCAATAACCTCTATAGCTGAGTAGACCAAGATCAGAAAGAGGGCGCTCCGGTGTCCCAACTTTGCCTTCCTTCTTGGAAAGCTCATATGCTACAAAAGTAAAAAATAGTTCTCCCGTGAATAAAAAGATAAGAGTACATAAGTGATTTTTGGCCCACAAGAGATTCAAAATTTAGAGATTAGATaatggaatatacaactcaGAGGCCATACTTACAGAAAGCAATCAGGAACTTCCCATATCCTTTTCTTTGGTATGGGGGGAGAGTGAGGATGCAAGCCAAATTGTAAGATTCTTCAGAGTGTTTTTCCTGCAAAGAGAAAAATCCATTTAACAATAGCTATATGTTTTCTAGCATCAAATGATCAATATCTACTGATGTGAACATATCTTGTATAGAAACTACTGAAGGGCTTAACAAAAACATAGATTCATATTGTTGTGAACCTTACCTTAGAGAAATATCCCACCATATGACATCCCCGGTCATCACATTCACATAGGACATAAAACAAGAATAAATCAACGTCGTAGTACAATGTCTTGTGATCAAGAAATAGCTTGGCCAAATAACAAAGATTCTGTCCATAAACCTTGTTCTTCTTGCCATCAACCTGTAATTGTGCAAGCATTTTTCAAATTACTATCCAAAGAGCAAATCAAGCAGCTTGACAACAGAAACTCTTCATTCATAAGAACTGAATTTTGCCAATTGTGGCACCTATCTGGCTACCTCCTACATGTTTATTGAATGATACATGTCTATGATTGGATTCCTAAACATTACAGGAATGGCCTTGAAAAGGTCTTTTAATTGACCAACCACAACTGACTAAAATACTTTGGTAGCATATTTTCCTAGATTCAGCAAAGTGGATAAACCTGCTAACAAATTAAATGCATAGACTTCTTTTACATTTTGCTAGAAACTCTACGTCgttctagcctaccccaacttgcttgggatcaAAAGGATTTGTTAATGCATTCTCCCTAGAATGGGAACGCTTTTGAGCCACAATTACAGCTACAATAAGTATATGTAAAAACTATTCGCAGAACTTCAGAAAAAATGCTTGCTCAAAAGTGGCAGAGGTAAAATATGTCGACAAGACCAACATGATCAATAACTAGGACGTCCAGATAGCAAAATACTTATGGGGGAAGTTAAGATGGATACAAACTTACCTCGAACATCGACAGAGTCCCACTTCTATAGATTTCATCACCTGGGGGATGTTTCAGATCACACTTTTTCTGTAAAACCAAATAAACTGATATTAAGAACTAGTTGTGCCTTATGGCACTTCAGCATGCATGAGAATTCTGTTGAAATTTGAAACGAATCATAAGCACAGCAAGCTGCAAGCAACAAAagcaaaaaaattatgataGGTCAACTCGAGAACAGTCGaacaaaatatagtaaatatgCTACAATGCTAGCAAGGTTCATACTAGACATGGCATTGTATAATAGTGAATTGTGACCATGACTTCAGCTTGTCAAAGAAGGCTAAAGGCTTTGCTACGACATATGGAAAATAAGTTGTAATAAAGGAGCGACATCTTATGACATTTTGCACAATTGTGTTGtagcaggggtttatttaatGTATTTCCTTGCACTAAAGAGTGAAAATTGTTGTGACTGATTCTTGCAGGAACTGCCAGAAGGCACATAT
This window contains:
- the LOC120694558 gene encoding putative MYST-like histone acetyltransferase 1, producing MGSMEALTAPENGSAAAGGAGGTACNGAGAATNGGGMERRLRSSAASASWAHLPLEVGTRVMCRWRDQKLHPVKVIERRKGSSSSSPADYEYYVHYTEFNRRLDEWVKLEQLDLDTVETVVDEKVEDKATSLKMTRHQKRKIDETHVEQGHEELDAASLREHEEFTKVKNIAKIELGRYEIDTWYFSPFPPEYNDCPKLFFCEFCLNFMKRKEQLQRHMKKCDLKHPPGDEIYRSGTLSMFEVDGKKNKVYGQNLCYLAKLFLDHKTLYYDVDLFLFYVLCECDDRGCHMVGYFSKEKHSEESYNLACILTLPPYQRKGYGKFLIAFSYELSKKEGKVGTPERPLSDLGLLSYRGYWTRVLLEILKKHKGNISIKELSDMTAIKADDILSTLQSLDLIQYRKGQHVICADPKVLDRHLKAAGRGGLDVDVSKLIWTPYKEQG